A genomic stretch from Persephonella sp. includes:
- a CDS encoding MFS transporter: MEKKIEYNGKVIEITGSPQIGLIMATWGFFIGFAAVSLYGPVAKNLKEILGLSGFLMGLLVAAPNLTGSLLRIPFAAWVDKVGGKIPLATLLILAVIGMGGLSTLLYLYYPHLQPWMYWLILLFGFLSGCGIATFSVGIAQTAYWFPESKQGSALGIYAGVGNLAPGLFGMILPFALKTIGLTWSYIAWFGFLLVGTVIYILLAKDAPYFQLIKAGVPHNKAVELAKQLGQELIPTGSLIDSLKNSARHIQTWALVALYFVSFGGFLALTGWFIVFWVQSYNIELRKAGLLMAFGFSLLASVIRIFGGWLSDKIGGELVSIMSFTLTLIGAIVIMIAGNHSFGLSLTGEILMGSGMGIANGAVFKLVPKYVPHATGGAAGWVGGLGAFGGFVVPPILGIFVQNYGVIGYSKGFIVYVILALIAIIISIMLWKSYGKKINKPIED, translated from the coding sequence ATGGAGAAAAAAATAGAGTATAACGGAAAAGTAATTGAGATTACAGGAAGTCCCCAAATAGGACTAATAATGGCCACCTGGGGATTTTTCATCGGGTTTGCAGCTGTTTCCCTTTATGGCCCTGTTGCAAAAAATCTTAAAGAGATTTTAGGTTTATCCGGTTTTTTAATGGGACTGCTTGTCGCTGCCCCAAATCTGACAGGTTCATTACTTCGGATACCATTTGCAGCATGGGTTGATAAAGTAGGAGGCAAAATTCCTCTCGCAACCCTTTTAATACTTGCTGTTATTGGAATGGGAGGATTATCAACCCTTTTATATTTATATTATCCCCATCTCCAACCATGGATGTATTGGTTAATACTATTATTTGGATTTTTAAGCGGATGTGGAATTGCTACTTTTTCTGTTGGTATTGCCCAAACAGCATACTGGTTTCCTGAAAGTAAGCAAGGTTCAGCTTTAGGAATATATGCAGGTGTTGGAAATCTTGCTCCCGGATTATTTGGAATGATACTTCCGTTTGCCCTTAAAACAATAGGATTGACATGGTCATATATAGCATGGTTTGGATTTTTACTTGTTGGAACTGTGATATACATCTTACTGGCTAAAGATGCCCCATACTTTCAGCTTATAAAAGCTGGTGTTCCACATAACAAAGCCGTTGAACTGGCTAAACAGCTTGGGCAGGAATTAATCCCAACAGGTAGTTTAATAGATTCTCTTAAAAACTCAGCAAGACATATACAAACTTGGGCACTGGTTGCTTTGTATTTTGTTTCTTTCGGTGGATTTCTAGCATTAACAGGCTGGTTTATAGTTTTCTGGGTTCAAAGCTATAATATAGAACTTAGAAAAGCAGGACTTTTAATGGCATTTGGATTTTCACTGCTGGCTTCGGTGATTAGAATTTTTGGAGGATGGCTTTCTGACAAAATAGGTGGAGAACTTGTTTCTATAATGTCTTTTACCCTAACCCTTATAGGTGCAATTGTTATTATGATAGCAGGTAATCATAGCTTTGGTTTATCTCTTACCGGAGAGATTCTTATGGGATCAGGCATGGGAATTGCAAACGGCGCAGTATTTAAACTGGTTCCCAAATATGTTCCCCATGCTACAGGTGGAGCTGCCGGATGGGTGGGTGGACTTGGGGCTTTCGGTGGATTTGTAGTTCCTCCAATACTTGGGATATTTGTCCAAAATTACGGAGTTATTGGTTACTCTAAAGGTTTTATTGTATACGTTATTTTGGCATTAATTGCAATTATAATTTCTATTATGTTATGGAAATCCTATGGTAAAAAAATAAACAAACCTATTGAAGATTAA
- the narJ gene encoding nitrate reductase molybdenum cofactor assembly chaperone has protein sequence MDFKEKIGTISLLLRYPEKDIKKIVEEIDLLELEDENIAKVINFYKTNDLFTIQQEYVKSFDLNEKASLYLTYHKFRDDPKRGNYLARLISYYREKGFEFIDNELPDFLPVVLEFISYIDENTGLKVLKAFSKELKQIYKGLLDIDSKFTPLIEFLLKITENMEVNQND, from the coding sequence ATGGATTTTAAAGAAAAAATTGGAACTATTTCTTTACTACTTAGATATCCTGAAAAAGATATTAAAAAAATTGTTGAAGAAATAGATTTATTAGAACTTGAAGATGAAAACATTGCCAAAGTTATAAACTTCTATAAAACAAATGATTTATTTACAATTCAGCAAGAATATGTAAAAAGCTTTGATTTAAATGAAAAGGCAAGTTTATATCTTACTTATCATAAATTTAGAGATGATCCTAAAAGAGGAAATTATCTGGCCAGACTAATCAGTTATTACAGAGAAAAAGGATTTGAATTTATTGATAATGAGCTTCCAGATTTTCTCCCTGTAGTTTTAGAGTTTATTTCTTATATAGACGAAAATACAGGTTTAAAAGTATTAAAAGCCTTTTCGAAAGAATTAAAGCAAATATATAAAGGGCTTTTAGATATAGATTCAAAATTTACCCCTTTAATTGAATTCCTCTTAAAAATCACAGAAAATATGGAGGTTAACCAAAATGATTGA
- the narI gene encoding respiratory nitrate reductase subunit gamma, whose translation MIDLAKYGYDAVNLFFWVIFPYISITIFFIGNAYRFITDSFSWTSKSSEILEKKTLRPASLLFHYGIIFAFFGHIIGIVIPKSWTEEMGISEHTYHLIALSAGSIAGIMVVIGLILFIYRRLTNPRLSAITTTMDWITLLLLLVITSLGLINTIFVQYDYRDTVAPWFRGLWIFTPDYTLMADVPFLLKLHIFLVFVLTAIFPFTRLVHLLSIPFSYIFRKPVIYRQRCP comes from the coding sequence ATGATTGATTTAGCCAAATACGGATATGATGCAGTCAATCTATTTTTCTGGGTAATTTTTCCATATATATCCATCACTATATTTTTCATAGGAAATGCATACAGATTTATTACAGATTCTTTTAGCTGGACTTCAAAATCAAGTGAAATTCTTGAAAAGAAAACTCTTCGGCCTGCAAGTTTATTATTCCATTATGGAATAATATTTGCCTTTTTCGGACATATCATAGGTATCGTCATCCCAAAATCATGGACTGAAGAGATGGGCATTTCTGAACACACTTATCATTTAATCGCCCTTTCTGCAGGAAGTATTGCTGGAATAATGGTAGTGATAGGTCTCATTCTATTTATTTACCGAAGATTAACAAACCCAAGACTTTCAGCAATAACAACTACAATGGATTGGATAACTTTGCTACTTTTACTTGTCATTACATCATTAGGCCTAATAAATACTATTTTCGTCCAATACGACTACAGAGACACTGTTGCACCATGGTTTAGAGGACTATGGATATTTACCCCTGACTATACTCTTATGGCTGATGTTCCATTTTTACTTAAACTCCATATATTTCTTGTATTTGTATTAACCGCAATTTTCCCATTCACTAGATTAGTCCATCTTTTAAGTATTCCCTTCAGCTATATATTTAGAAAACCTGTTATTTATAGGCAAAGATGTCCGTAA
- a CDS encoding PP2C family serine/threonine-protein phosphatase: MIKVAFCMNRGLRGYQQDCIYIDGEIYQVDFMKCPREKMLDKDEGIFAVCDGMGGLAEGDKASKFVCEKLKKINIDFSVNAVEEALFQIQKKFEKTDIKWSGTTVAGVYLKGNKSIVFNAGDSRVYKYTSEGLVYLSHDHSYVQELVDEGIISYKEAFYHPERYVVTFGIGDVFSEEWKSGKKPYIVEDELKENELYIICSDGLSDYLTDEEIYYHLYPEPFENFPILIEMLEKVKSDNYSIILVKSE, translated from the coding sequence ATGATAAAAGTGGCATTCTGTATGAACAGGGGATTAAGAGGATATCAGCAGGATTGCATTTATATAGATGGAGAGATTTATCAAGTAGATTTTATGAAATGTCCCCGGGAAAAAATGTTAGATAAAGATGAGGGAATATTTGCTGTATGCGATGGTATGGGAGGACTTGCTGAAGGGGATAAGGCAAGCAAATTTGTGTGTGAAAAGTTAAAGAAGATTAATATAGATTTTTCCGTTAACGCAGTTGAAGAAGCCCTTTTTCAGATACAAAAAAAGTTTGAAAAAACAGACATAAAATGGAGCGGAACTACCGTTGCCGGAGTTTATTTAAAAGGAAATAAATCCATAGTATTTAATGCAGGAGACAGCAGGGTTTATAAGTATACTTCTGAAGGGCTTGTTTATCTATCCCATGACCACAGTTATGTTCAGGAGCTTGTGGATGAGGGAATTATCTCTTATAAAGAGGCTTTTTATCATCCGGAAAGATATGTAGTTACCTTTGGAATTGGTGATGTGTTTTCTGAAGAGTGGAAAAGTGGTAAAAAACCATATATAGTTGAGGATGAACTAAAAGAAAATGAGCTTTATATAATATGTTCAGATGGTCTGTCAGATTATTTAACAGATGAGGAGATATACTATCACCTGTATCCTGAACCTTTTGAAAATTTTCCTATACTAATTGAAATGCTTGAAAAGGTAAAGAGTGATAACTACTCAATAATTCTTGTAAAATCAGAATAG
- a CDS encoding iron-sulfur cluster assembly scaffold protein yields MKVSEYHKQGLKNFVDQKPEGYEVLGSAKEGVHKVEFYIKTDGDKIADVKFNSSKRCKKLMAIADLVAEKLKGQNVKNIKINPQEILDFFKEEKEKDKMENRLSIVLKAIGHT; encoded by the coding sequence ATGAAGGTATCAGAGTATCATAAACAGGGTTTAAAAAATTTTGTTGACCAAAAACCTGAAGGATATGAAGTCTTGGGTTCTGCAAAGGAAGGAGTTCATAAAGTTGAGTTTTATATAAAAACGGATGGAGACAAGATAGCTGATGTGAAATTTAATTCCTCAAAAAGATGTAAAAAATTGATGGCTATAGCAGATTTAGTCGCAGAAAAGTTAAAAGGGCAGAATGTAAAGAATATAAAAATTAACCCTCAAGAGATATTAGATTTCTTCAAAGAAGAAAAAGAAAAGGACAAAATGGAAAACAGACTGTCAATAGTCCTTAAAGCCATAGGTCATACATAA
- a CDS encoding D-2-hydroxyacid dehydrogenase: MKIVILDAKTLGDDIDLEIFSQFGDVEIYPTTSPVELYERIENADIIITNKVVIDKDAINAAKNLKLICEAATGYNNIDVLYAKEKGIAVTNVAGYSTESVVQTTFGMLFYLLMHLRYYDDYVKSGEYAKSDIFTHLGRPFWEIHGKRWGIIGLGTIGRRVAEVAESFGCDVIYYSTSGVERQEKYPRYPLDELLKTSDIVSIHAPLNEKTKNLITINELRLMKENAILLNLGRGGIVNEKDLAIALDSDMIGGAGLDVLEKEPVDPENPLLKIKNKEKLLITPHIAWTSIEARKRLVNEIVENIRAFLNGAVRNRVDLKV, from the coding sequence ATGAAAATCGTTATATTAGATGCAAAAACCCTTGGTGATGACATAGACCTTGAAATATTTTCCCAGTTTGGAGATGTGGAAATATACCCTACAACCTCACCAGTAGAACTATACGAAAGAATAGAAAATGCAGATATTATAATAACTAACAAGGTGGTGATTGATAAAGATGCGATAAATGCTGCAAAGAACCTAAAGCTTATATGTGAAGCTGCCACAGGCTACAACAATATTGATGTTTTATACGCTAAAGAAAAAGGTATAGCTGTTACAAATGTCGCAGGATATTCTACCGAAAGTGTTGTTCAGACTACCTTTGGAATGCTTTTTTATTTACTGATGCACCTTAGATACTATGATGACTATGTAAAATCCGGAGAATATGCCAAAAGTGATATCTTCACACATTTAGGCAGACCTTTCTGGGAAATCCATGGAAAGAGATGGGGTATTATAGGACTTGGAACAATTGGAAGAAGAGTTGCAGAGGTGGCAGAAAGTTTCGGTTGTGATGTGATTTATTACTCCACCTCAGGTGTTGAAAGACAAGAAAAATATCCCAGATATCCCCTTGATGAGCTTTTAAAAACTTCGGATATAGTTTCTATACATGCACCCCTTAATGAGAAAACAAAAAATCTTATAACAATTAATGAACTCAGACTCATGAAAGAAAATGCAATACTCCTTAATCTTGGTAGAGGTGGCATTGTTAACGAAAAAGACCTTGCAATTGCCCTTGACAGCGATATGATAGGTGGTGCAGGACTTGATGTTCTTGAAAAAGAGCCTGTTGACCCTGAAAATCCACTTCTCAAAATAAAAAATAAAGAAAAACTTCTTATAACTCCACATATTGCATGGACCAGTATAGAAGCAAGAAAAAGACTTGTTAATGAAATAGTCGAAAATATAAGGGCATTTTTAAACGGGGCAGTTAGAAACAGGGTGGATCTGAAAGTTTAG
- a CDS encoding endo alpha-1,4 polygalactosaminidase, with protein sequence MKKLITLFVFATVMSSCLQITIGDNDENNNEKPNPRVLTVNTTWYWQLNGSLRTDIPADLYDVDLFDTPSETIAKLKKQGKIVICYFSAGSYEEWRPDAYKFPPEAIGNSLDDWAGEYWIDIRNPEIWNIMRDRLDLAVAKGCDGVEPDNVDGYTNDTGFNLSYNDQLRYNRFLANEAKSRGLLIGLKNDLEQIPDLINYFDFALNEECHKYNECDLLEPFIRQGKPVFNAEYDDIYIYDERAFRNLCNDAKKRNFRTNVYPVELDGSFVKSCDYGEY encoded by the coding sequence ATGAAAAAGCTAATAACACTGTTTGTTTTTGCTACTGTGATGAGTTCCTGTTTACAAATCACCATAGGCGATAATGACGAAAACAATAATGAAAAACCAAATCCAAGAGTTTTAACAGTTAATACAACATGGTATTGGCAGTTAAACGGTAGCCTCAGAACAGATATACCTGCTGACTTATATGATGTTGACCTGTTTGATACACCTTCCGAGACTATAGCTAAGCTTAAAAAGCAGGGGAAAATAGTCATCTGTTATTTCAGTGCAGGCAGTTATGAGGAATGGCGACCTGATGCATACAAATTTCCGCCAGAAGCAATAGGTAATTCTCTTGATGACTGGGCTGGTGAATACTGGATAGATATAAGAAATCCCGAAATCTGGAATATTATGAGAGACAGACTTGACCTTGCCGTTGCAAAAGGATGCGATGGAGTTGAGCCGGATAATGTAGATGGATACACAAATGATACAGGTTTTAATTTAAGCTACAATGACCAGCTGAGATACAACAGATTTCTTGCAAATGAAGCTAAAAGTAGAGGCCTTTTAATTGGGCTAAAAAATGACCTTGAACAGATACCTGACCTTATTAATTATTTTGATTTTGCTTTAAATGAAGAATGCCATAAATATAATGAGTGTGATTTATTAGAACCGTTTATAAGACAGGGTAAGCCTGTTTTCAATGCCGAGTATGATGATATATATATTTATGATGAAAGAGCCTTCAGAAATTTATGTAATGACGCTAAAAAAAGAAATTTCAGGACAAATGTCTATCCTGTTGAGCTTGATGGTAGTTTTGTAAAAAGCTGTGATTACGGGGAGTATTGA
- a CDS encoding molybdopterin-dependent oxidoreductase, protein MEKITAQCPYCGVGCGLEIFEDKKGRIKIKGDKEHPATKGDLCLKPIPLPKVMDIGRVPAPLYRENKRDKFREITWEEAIKIIAQKLKENQPDENYFYISGQLTTEDSYVINKFVKGFIGTNNIDANSRLCMASAVMGYKMAFGSDGPPGSYEDIDDADAFVFAGSNAAWTHPVLFKRVLNRRKEYPEAKIIVIDPVYTATAEKADIWIDIKPGTDTVLFNSILYLLNKKGWLDYEFIGKHTEGFSQAIKEAEKYPPEIAAKICEIKPSLIYKLAEIYAFSKKVISFWTMGFNQSSNGTMKNLALINVHLATGRINEKGCPFSLTGQPNAMGGREVGYLVNGLPGYRDVRNPEDKAFMEKFWGLPEGSIKDKPGITIVEAMDSMINGDIKLLWIVCTNPAVTMPNLNKFWRALRNTFVIVQDAYLTDSVDYANLVLPASQWGEKEGVMTSSDRTITYNKPFRQPPQQCKHDWQIFCEVAKEMGWEKQFSYENSREIFDEYKQTTKGRLCDISDWSYEDLPKQWGGKWLYKDKKFPTPTGRAKFNPAVYSGASDNTEYPYSFVLTTGRTKKQWHTMTRTGKAMELVRGEEEPFVMLNEEDALELGIFDNDYINIKSTRGQIYIKAKTGKIKRGVVFAPFGYGKIYHFPTNITVSDAIDPISKEPELKFSAVFIKPRKKRIYKLSDEVYQKVKETYPEVERFLDDVLENSFTSLSEADIKNIKPDFLKQLSQGIKELMDIFINRPAD, encoded by the coding sequence ATGGAGAAAATAACGGCTCAATGTCCATACTGTGGAGTAGGCTGTGGGCTTGAGATATTTGAGGATAAAAAAGGCAGGATAAAAATAAAAGGAGATAAAGAGCACCCTGCCACAAAAGGAGATTTATGTCTTAAACCAATTCCACTTCCAAAAGTAATGGATATTGGCCGTGTCCCTGCACCTTTATACAGGGAAAATAAAAGGGACAAATTCAGGGAAATAACATGGGAAGAAGCAATAAAAATAATTGCGCAAAAGCTAAAGGAAAATCAGCCTGACGAAAATTATTTTTACATCTCCGGACAGTTAACAACAGAAGATAGTTATGTAATAAACAAATTTGTAAAAGGATTCATAGGCACAAACAATATAGATGCAAATTCAAGGCTTTGTATGGCTTCTGCAGTTATGGGATATAAAATGGCCTTTGGCTCAGATGGCCCTCCTGGAAGCTATGAGGATATAGATGATGCGGATGCTTTTGTGTTTGCCGGTTCAAATGCAGCATGGACTCATCCGGTTCTATTCAAAAGGGTTTTAAACAGAAGAAAAGAATATCCAGAAGCAAAAATTATAGTTATTGACCCTGTTTATACTGCAACAGCAGAAAAAGCTGATATATGGATTGATATTAAGCCAGGAACTGACACAGTTCTGTTTAACAGTATTCTTTATCTTTTGAATAAAAAAGGCTGGCTTGATTATGAGTTTATTGGCAAGCATACAGAGGGATTTTCACAGGCTATAAAAGAAGCAGAAAAGTATCCACCGGAAATAGCTGCCAAGATATGTGAAATAAAACCAAGCCTGATTTATAAACTGGCAGAAATATATGCCTTTAGTAAAAAGGTTATTTCTTTCTGGACAATGGGATTTAATCAGTCCTCTAATGGAACAATGAAAAATCTGGCATTAATAAATGTTCATCTTGCAACTGGAAGAATAAATGAAAAAGGTTGCCCTTTTTCCCTTACAGGTCAGCCAAACGCAATGGGCGGCAGGGAAGTCGGTTATCTGGTAAATGGTCTTCCCGGATACAGAGATGTTAGGAATCCAGAAGACAAAGCATTTATGGAAAAATTCTGGGGTTTACCAGAAGGCAGCATAAAAGATAAGCCAGGAATAACAATAGTGGAAGCTATGGACAGTATGATAAACGGAGATATAAAACTCCTGTGGATTGTCTGCACAAACCCCGCTGTTACAATGCCAAATCTGAATAAGTTCTGGAGAGCTTTAAGAAATACATTTGTAATTGTTCAGGATGCATATTTAACTGACTCTGTTGATTATGCAAATCTGGTTTTACCGGCTTCCCAATGGGGAGAAAAAGAAGGAGTTATGACCAGCTCAGATAGGACAATTACCTACAACAAACCTTTCAGACAACCACCTCAGCAATGCAAACATGACTGGCAGATATTCTGTGAAGTAGCAAAAGAAATGGGCTGGGAAAAACAGTTTTCCTATGAAAATTCCAGAGAAATATTTGATGAATATAAACAAACCACAAAAGGAAGATTATGTGATATTTCTGACTGGAGCTATGAAGACCTGCCAAAACAATGGGGTGGAAAATGGCTTTACAAGGATAAGAAATTCCCTACACCAACAGGAAGAGCAAAATTTAATCCTGCAGTTTACTCAGGAGCTTCTGATAACACAGAATATCCTTATTCCTTTGTTTTGACAACAGGAAGAACCAAAAAACAATGGCACACAATGACCAGAACAGGTAAGGCAATGGAACTGGTAAGAGGAGAAGAAGAGCCATTTGTTATGCTCAATGAAGAAGATGCACTGGAACTGGGAATATTTGACAACGACTATATAAATATCAAATCAACAAGGGGACAGATTTATATAAAAGCAAAAACAGGAAAAATAAAAAGGGGAGTTGTATTTGCACCATTTGGTTATGGAAAAATCTATCACTTCCCTACAAATATAACAGTAAGTGATGCAATAGACCCTATATCAAAAGAGCCGGAGCTAAAATTCTCAGCAGTGTTTATAAAACCAAGAAAGAAAAGAATATACAAGCTATCAGATGAGGTTTATCAAAAGGTAAAAGAAACATACCCGGAAGTAGAAAGATTTTTAGATGATGTTTTGGAAAATAGTTTTACTTCGCTATCAGAAGCAGATATAAAAAATATAAAACCTGACTTTCTAAAGCAGCTTTCACAGGGAATTAAAGAACTAATGGATATTTTTATAAACAGACCTGCCGACTGA
- the narH gene encoding nitrate reductase subunit beta, producing the protein MRVKAQITMVLNLDKCIGCHTCSVTCKNTWTKREGVEYVWFNNVETKPGVGYPVQWENQEKYKGGWELKPNGKLQLKQGGRLFEFLNIFHNPNLPTIDDYYEPWAYDYEHLMNAPKQKHQPVARAKSLLTGKKIDIKWGPNWEDDLAGAPEHAINDPNIQKMAKEVKMKFEETFFFYLPRLCEHCLNPACVAACPSGAIYKRNEDGIVLVDQDSCRGWRYCISACPYKKVYFNWATQKAEKCTFCFPRIEAGLPTICSETCVGKIRYIGVILYDPDKLTELLNEKDDKKLYEKQLEIFLDPNDPKVIEQAKKEGIPENYIEYAQKSPVYKLMVKYKVALSLHPEFRTFPMVWYVPPISPILQLFEDKSYDELFSSIDEMRIPLEYLANLLTGGNVKAIKGAINRLVAVRYYMRAKELGKEIDTKKLEEVGLTPEGAEELYRMLAIAKFEERFVIPTTKKEFERDVYKEQGLTGFDYTPDCDFCLP; encoded by the coding sequence ATGAGAGTAAAAGCACAGATAACAATGGTTTTAAATTTAGATAAATGTATAGGTTGTCACACATGTAGTGTTACCTGCAAAAATACGTGGACTAAAAGAGAAGGTGTTGAATATGTATGGTTTAACAACGTAGAAACAAAGCCAGGTGTTGGTTATCCAGTTCAGTGGGAAAATCAAGAAAAATATAAAGGAGGATGGGAATTAAAACCAAATGGGAAATTACAACTAAAACAAGGTGGTAGACTATTTGAATTCTTAAATATTTTTCATAATCCAAATCTTCCCACTATAGATGATTATTACGAACCCTGGGCATATGATTATGAACATTTGATGAACGCACCCAAACAGAAACATCAGCCAGTGGCAAGGGCAAAATCTTTACTGACAGGAAAGAAAATAGATATAAAATGGGGACCTAACTGGGAAGATGATTTAGCAGGGGCTCCGGAACATGCAATAAATGATCCCAATATCCAAAAAATGGCCAAAGAAGTTAAGATGAAATTTGAAGAAACCTTCTTTTTCTATTTGCCAAGACTTTGTGAGCATTGTTTAAATCCGGCCTGCGTGGCCGCATGTCCCTCAGGGGCTATATATAAGAGAAACGAAGATGGAATTGTTTTAGTAGATCAAGATAGTTGCAGAGGTTGGAGATATTGTATATCTGCATGCCCTTACAAAAAAGTTTACTTTAATTGGGCTACACAAAAAGCAGAAAAATGCACTTTTTGTTTTCCCAGAATAGAAGCAGGATTACCAACCATATGTTCTGAAACATGTGTTGGGAAAATAAGATACATTGGAGTAATTCTTTATGATCCTGATAAACTTACAGAACTTTTAAATGAAAAAGATGATAAGAAACTTTACGAGAAACAACTTGAAATATTTTTAGATCCAAATGATCCAAAAGTAATAGAACAGGCTAAAAAAGAAGGAATTCCTGAAAACTATATTGAATATGCTCAAAAATCTCCAGTTTATAAATTAATGGTAAAATACAAAGTTGCTTTATCTTTACATCCAGAATTTAGAACATTCCCAATGGTTTGGTATGTCCCTCCTATTAGTCCAATTCTCCAGCTTTTTGAGGATAAAAGCTATGATGAATTATTTTCATCCATAGATGAAATGAGAATCCCTTTAGAGTATCTAGCAAATCTATTAACAGGTGGAAATGTAAAGGCAATAAAAGGAGCAATAAACAGACTTGTTGCAGTTAGATACTACATGAGAGCAAAAGAACTTGGAAAAGAAATAGACACTAAGAAACTTGAAGAAGTAGGATTAACTCCTGAAGGAGCAGAAGAACTCTATAGGATGCTCGCTATTGCCAAATTTGAAGAAAGATTCGTAATTCCAACAACCAAAAAAGAATTTGAAAGGGACGTTTATAAAGAACAAGGTTTAACGGGCTTTGATTACACACCAGATTGCGATTTCTGTCTTCCATAG
- a CDS encoding biotin--[acetyl-CoA-carboxylase] ligase, with translation MDEIDRYILEKISKNRVSGEELSKLLGISRTAIWKRIKKLESLGYKISHDKKGYFLEERTEFLLPYELNLKTQWLGENYIFFHTVNSTNTYAKENNLPDGTVILAENQTAGRGRKGRKWISTEGKGLYFSIVLKKDISPADLLIYSLLFPVAVRKAIVQKIDLPIKIKWPNDLYLNGKKLAGFLIETEIEGNTATKLIAGIGININQTEKDLGEIKDIATSLKLEYGKNINRKELFIYILQSIEEEIDNLDKNKIIKEVEKNLLWKGEKIKLIDENIEGTLIGLNELGGIRILTDKGLKDFYSGDITVRRVE, from the coding sequence ATGGACGAAATAGATAGATATATCCTTGAGAAAATAAGTAAAAATAGAGTTTCCGGAGAAGAGCTTTCTAAACTTTTAGGAATTTCCAGAACTGCCATCTGGAAAAGAATAAAAAAACTTGAAAGTCTCGGATACAAAATATCCCATGATAAGAAAGGATATTTTCTTGAAGAAAGAACCGAGTTTTTATTGCCTTATGAACTCAATCTGAAAACACAATGGCTAGGGGAAAACTACATCTTTTTCCATACTGTAAACTCAACTAATACCTATGCAAAGGAAAATAACCTGCCAGATGGCACGGTTATTCTGGCAGAAAACCAGACAGCAGGCAGAGGCAGAAAAGGAAGAAAATGGATTTCCACCGAAGGAAAAGGATTATATTTTTCAATAGTTTTGAAAAAGGATATCTCTCCGGCAGATTTGCTTATCTACTCTCTGTTATTCCCTGTTGCTGTCCGAAAAGCCATCGTCCAGAAAATAGACCTACCTATTAAAATAAAATGGCCTAATGATTTGTATCTAAATGGTAAAAAGCTTGCAGGATTTTTGATTGAAACTGAGATAGAAGGGAACACCGCCACAAAGCTCATAGCAGGAATAGGTATAAATATCAATCAGACAGAAAAAGATTTAGGAGAAATAAAGGATATAGCCACTTCATTAAAACTGGAGTATGGAAAAAATATAAACAGAAAAGAACTTTTTATATATATACTCCAGAGCATTGAAGAAGAGATTGATAATCTCGATAAAAACAAGATTATTAAAGAGGTAGAGAAAAATCTACTATGGAAAGGAGAAAAAATAAAACTGATTGATGAAAATATTGAAGGCACTTTGATTGGTCTTAATGAACTTGGAGGAATTCGTATTCTTACCGATAAAGGATTAAAGGATTTTTATTCAGGAGATATTACAGTAAGGAGGGTAGAATGA